DNA from Globicephala melas chromosome 11, mGloMel1.2, whole genome shotgun sequence:
ttttcctttctcactgTGGCCTCATGACTTAGAGCTTGCTGACTCCACCCATCAGCTGTCTCTGCTGTTCTTCTCTGAGAAGGGAAGGGGAGCAGTACTGTGCCCCAGGACTGGGGAGACAGTGGGCTGAGGACAGCTTTTCTTGAGGGTCTGGCTGAAAGTCCTGCCCATGCCCCTTGCCCTCTCAGATGGTGTGGAGGAGGTGGCTGGTTCGTGCCCACAAGCCCCGACCCACAGCCCTCCCAGCAAACCCAAGCTGGTGGTGAAGCCTCCAGGGAGCAGCATCAATGGGGTTCCCCCAAACCCCACTCCTATCGTCCAGCGGCTGCCAGCCTTTCTGGACAATCACAACTATGCCAAGTCCCCCATGCAGGTAAGCTGGGAGGATTCCCTCCAGGATTCTTTTGAGAGGTTGCAACAGGCACTTTCCTCAGGTGATTCATTGGTGTTTGCCTTCTGTCGGGGCCTAGGTAACCACGTTCCTCTGTCTGATTCTCAGAAGCCCCTATGATGGCAGGGgttgagggaggcagagagagctcCTCTGACTTTAAACTCAGTCTCATGGCTGTGGGGCTAAATGTTTAGGGCATGGGGTTGGATTCAGCTCTGTGGGTTGGGTTCTACTGGCAAAATAAATGCAGGTGTTTCAGGGCACTCTGTTTCTCTTAGAAGCCCTATGTAGGCAGGTAGTGTGGGTGGGCTCTGGAGCACCTGGAGGGAATCAGTGGACTGAACCCGGAGAGCCATGTTGGCTTCCTGGCTGTGGCTGCTGTGTCCAGCCTGGCTCATGGCCGCCCTGGGTCTCTGCCCCAGGAGGAGGAAGACCTGGCAGCAGGTGTGGGCCGCAGCCGAGTTCCAGTCCGCCCACCCCAGCAGTACTCAGATGACGAGGACGACTACGAGGATGACGAGGAGGATGACGTGCAGAACACCAACTCCGCCATCAGGTTAGCCCCAGCTCTGTAAGGCTGGAGGCTGAGTGCTGCAGATCCTATCTTGAATCTTCCAGCCCAGAAAATGCCCTTCAGCAGATAATGCTGAATGCCTGCTGAGTGCAGGGCCCCGGGGAGGCTGACGTGAAGGGGCCGACTCCAGGTCCCAAGAAATTTTTGGAGGGCTTGGGCGAGGGCCGTGCACATTTAACCAGACATCAAGGCCTTTTGTCTAGGCCttgggagatggggtgggggataTCTTTGCTGGAAGAACTGGCATTGGCAAAAGGCCAGAAGTGAGACAGCTGGAATAGAGGAGGTATCCTTTGAGGACACCTGGCTGCAGCTGTCGAAGCTCAGTGTGCCAGCCTTGGCATGGCCAGGTCAGGCTGCTGGAGCTTCAGGGTCAGTCCCTGGAGGCCAAGATGTGTTCAGGTCATTCTGGGCGTTGCTGAACGTGGTCACCTGGCCCATTCCCTTGGCTTACCTTTCTTTGGGCCCCACAGGTATAAGCGAAAGGGGCCGGGGAAACCAGGGCCATTGAGTGGCTCTGGGGATGGGCAGCTGTCGGTGCTGCAGCCCAACACCATCAACGTCTTGGCCGAGAAGCTCAAAGAGTCCCAGAAAGACCTCTCAATTCCTCTGTCCATCAAGACGAGCAGCGGGGCCGGGAGTCCAGCTGTGGCAGTGCCCACGCACTCACAGCCCTCGCCCACCCCCAGCAATGAGAGCACTGACACAGCCTCTGAGATCGGCAGCGCTTTCAATTCGCCACTACGCTCGCCTATCCGCTCGGCCAACCCCACGCGGCCCTCTAGCCCCGTCACCTCCCACATCTCCAAGGTGCTTTTTGGAGAGGACGACAGCCTGCTGCGTGTTGACTGCATACGCTACAATCGTGCTGTACGCGACCTGGGTCCTGTCATCAGCACGGGCCTGCTGCACCTGGCTGAGGACGGTGTGCTGAGTCCTCTGGCACTGACAGGTGGGCCTTGGGCTGGCTCACTGGCCTCCCAGTGGCGTACTGAGGAGGGAGGTGGCCAAGTGACCACCACGTGTCCTGCACTCTGATGGGTCTTCTCGTGCCTTCTCTTCCCAGAGAGTGGGAAGGGTTCCTCACCTTCCATCAGACCGAGCCAAGGCAGCCAGGGGTCTGGTAGCCCAGAGGAGAAAGAGGTGGTGGAGGCTGTGGATAGCAGAGAGAAGCCTGGGCTGGTCAGGCCTAGTGAGCCCTTGAGCGGGGAGAAGTACTCACCCAAGGTGAGCCCCTCTGCAGCTTTCTCTTCTAATACTGACAAGGGAAGGGCCTAGGGCACTGCTGCCCAGGTGCTGGGTTCCTAGTTGGTATTTTGGTGTGAAGGGTGGTGGCTGAAGCCAGGTGCCAGGAAGCCTGTCTGGGTTGGGTGGTGGCTGGGGCCTCAGTAGGCTCCCGGGACTCTGGCTGCTCGTCCTTGCCTCTAGCTGCCTGCTGGTAGTGGGGCTTTGGTGCTGGCCAGCCCCTGCACCACGGGTGCAATTGTTGGGTTTTGGCAGGAGCTGCTGGCACTGCTGAAGTGTGTGGAGGCTGAGATTGCAAACTACGAGGCCTGCCTCAAGGAAGaggtggagaagaggaagaagttcAAGGTGGGCCCTCTCTCCAGCTGCCTGGTCCTCTGCCCACCTGTCTTCCCAGAGGTGCGACCTGCTGGGGTCAGCTGGTGGCTGCTCTGGGGAGATGGCTGCAGCGTCCTCATGTCCTCACTCTTCTCTCCCACAGATCGACGACCAGAGAAGAACACACAACTACGATGAGTTCATCTGCACCTTCATCTCCATGCTGGCTCAGGAAGGTGAGGGGTCTCGCTGCTGCACCTTACCTGGCATGCCCTGCTCAGAGCCCTGGCCCTCAGGCCCCCTCCTTCAGGCCTCTGCTGGGGCTTGAGCAGACTGTAGTCTCAGGGAGGGCCGAGAGACCCTCAGCTTCTGACCGGAGGCTGTGGCCCGTTGAGCGAGTGGCTGCTGGGCATCCAGCCACCCGCTCAAGGGCCTGCGCCTCTCCACAGGCATGCTGGCCAACCTGGTGGAGCAGAACATCTCGGTGCGGCGGCGCCAGGGGGTCAGCATTGGCCGACTCCACAAGCAGCGGAAGCCTGACCGGCGGAAACGCTCACGCCCCTACAAGGCCAAGCGCCAGTGAGGACTGCTGGCCCTGACCCTGCCGCTCACTCTTGCCACATGGCCCTCACCagggccctcccctgccccactctcCCTCTTCCCAGTATTACCGAATAGTTCCAGTCAGAGAGCCCAGACCCTGGGAATAGGAGCCAGGCCAGGATTCTCTGCACGGTACCCCAGTgcctgccagggcagggctgccccgTCATGCTCTGGAAGCAGGAGCTGGGGCACAGGGAGGTGCTGCAGCTTCCTCCACAGCCGGCTGTGGAGTGGCAGGACCTGGCCTTTCTGCCTGGGcagcagaatatatattttacctACAGAGACGTCTATTTTTCTGGGCTCTAACCCATCTTGCCACCACTGTGTTGACATAGTCAGCTTCCTGACTCTGAGTTCTCTCCTAACAGCTGTCATCCTGGAGGGCCGGGGTCACTCCTGCAGGGTCACAGCTGGGGGCCCTGCTGCTCTGGCCCCAGTTGTCCCTGTTGCGAGAAAGCCAGGTCTGCTCTCCGTTCCTCCTGGGAGAGCTCCAAACTCAGGGACCTGGCTGCTGGGCTAGACTGGGAGTGGGGTATTCCAGCGGGGGCAGGGTGAGCAGCCTGCTTGGGTCCCATGGCCTGAGCAGAGAGGAGTGTTTGAGCTGTTTGGTGGCCTGGCTTTGGCCAGGCTTGGTAAGACTGCTCTCTGTGGCAAGGCCCTGGGCTCTTTGTCTTCAGTGTTGTGGCCCTGGCAAGGGGCCTGCTTTGGGCTCCTGGGCTCAGAGGAGCCTCTGCCCGCCCCTCAGTATTACCACGTCTCCCTCTTCTTAGAGACAGCAGAGACAGGGCTGCTTGCAGGAAGCTGGCACCACTCAGCTCTCCCTGCCATGCCAGCATTCTCAGCTTCTGCAAGGCACTCAGGGTGGGGGACAATAGGACCAAGACAACCAGTTGGAGCCCCATGTTCCCAGAGGGGCCTGATGCCAATGGCTGATGGGCCCAGCACTGCCTCTGGAGCTCAGGCCCCAAACAGCCCCATGGCCTCTTCTAGGTGGCTTTGAAGGTGATCCAGGCGGGCCCCTTATGTGTACATAGTGACCAGGGTGGGGGCCAGCTGCCTCTGCGCTAAGCATAGCCCGACCCCTCTGGCCCCTGTAAATATTGgactaatgaatgaataaaactctCCTAAAAAATCAGCCCTCCTGTACTTGCTGGCCTGAGGTTTGTAGGCCAGGGCTGTGGTGGGAGTGAGGACCTAACCAGACCTGGGCCCAGCGCCCTGTGTGTGACCAAAGAGGTAAGGGGAGTGCATTCTCGGGCATTCAGCCTTCTGGGGCAGAGGTTCTTGGGACCCTAGGCCTGGGACTTAGGGTCTGAACTGAGGAGGGGCTTCGGGTGGGCTGTGGAACCTGAGGAGTTGTGTGCATGGTGTAGTGTGGGAGGAGAGGGCCATGGCTTTCACCAGATCTGACAGCTTTGCAACCTGGAGAGGTGTTGGGACTCAGTGGAGGTGGCACCTCTGTCTCTAGTCCTGCCTGGTGTGTAGTCCCTGGAGGGGCCCTGGGACCTTGCAAGGCTCACCTCTCTTCCCTTGTTGCAGGTAAAAGCTGCCAACTGTGCCACTCTTCCCCCTGCTAACCACATTTTCTCTTGAGGCCCCTGTAGCCTCTCACCCGCACCGTTTCCCTGGCAGTGGGTTCTACAGAGGGGGCCTGGTGTAAGCAGCTAAGGCTCAGCTGGACTGTTTAGGAAATGCAGCTTTAATGGCCCCAGCCCTTCTGTCTGGGTCTAGTAGTCCAGGGCACAGATGAGGGCCACACCACGCTTTACCCAGTGTCGCTGGGGCTGGTCGGTGGGGATCTCCACAGCAATGACGTAGTTTGTGGAGTGGCCTGTGGTTGATAGTGTTCCTAGAGCAGGCAAGAAGGGGGAAGGTTAAGTTGTCTGCTTCAGCTAGGGCAGGAACAGGGTATAAAGAAAGGCAGTGGACTTGGCAAACTGAGCTTGGGACAAGGAAGGGGACCTGAGCCAAGAGGAAGCCTGTCTGGGGAGTGTGGCCAAGGCTCAGGCCTGCCCTAAGTTACTGCACTGACAATTGAGGATGGGAATGGGAGAGTTGACGCCCCTGCTCATTCCCTGTGGACCCAGCCCAGGCCCACcccacctctccaggcctcagttacCCCCTCTGAACCTCCATTGGCAGGCTGGGCCTCCCAGGACCCAAGGTGGGTCTGCTAAGGGAAGCAAGAGGATGGTGAGCTCAGGGGCCACTCCCCACAGACTGGGCCCAGCCCCTGGGCATCACCTTGCCTACTACTGGCCCAGCTCTGTCCTGGCCCAGTCAGTCTCAGGAGTGAGTGCTGACTGACCTCTGTCAGCCATCCTGTTCAGCTAACCTGGGTCAGCCTAACTGGCCCAACCCTGGGCCCCCACCTGTGGTGTAGGCTCCCCGCCCTGGGCCCCATACCAGCACGGGTCAGTGTCTTGTAGATGGGGCACAGGTAGAAGTCCTGGTTCTGGACCTTGCGGTTGGGCGTTGGCAGGAGCCAGATAACGGCCATCTCTGTGTATAGCTCCTTGGGCCGAGACTCAGCCAGCTGGAAGGCCAGAGGGTCCCATCGGGCACCTTCCAGGAACAGTCCATGGATGAAGCACCCCTCTTTGGGTCTTGTCTTGAGCTCTGATACCGACTGGCGCATCACCTGTGGTCGGGCACACAGATGCCCCCTCACATATAAACACCCAGAATCTCGGTTAGGATTTGGGTCAGGAGGCACAAGCTCCCTCCTGAGGGCTCTGCCTGCCTCCCCCCTTCACCTGCTGTTTCAGCTGGTAGCCTACAGTCTGTGCTCTGCCCCTAGGGATTTCCCTGGGGCTTATGGTCTCTTCTGGCTCTCCCTGTCCCCCAACCCCCTCTCAGGGGCTCCCCTGATTCCGCCAGCCAGCTGTGGCCTCCGTGCTCCTCCTACCTGGGCCACACCCCAGCCTGTCACCTGACCTGGCCCTGGCTGAGTCCAGACCTTGAAATCGAAGGAGATGGTGTCGATGGAGATGATAGACTTGCGGGCATAGTTTTGCAGGGTGCCTGTCAGGAAAGCCTGGGGGAAGAAGAAGCCGCTGATCCAGAAGACGGCTGGGATGCCCTTGGAGATCCAGGTCTGCAGGAAGTCCAGGCGCTGCAGCAGGTCCATGACCCATAAGGACAGTGGCTTGAGTGATGGGTAGGCCTTGGCATTCCAGAGCTCGGGCACAGTGTTGTTGTATAGGCTGGCAGCCATCAGCTCCAGCTGCAAGGACATCACCACCAGCCCTTTGAGTGCTGTGAGCAGGTCTCTCAGCGTCTGTGTGATCACTTGCAGCAGCCGGTTGTACCTATGGAGACAGTGGCAAGGAGGAAGGCAGTGGTCTGGGGCCGTGTGGCCATATCCGCACTCCCCAGTTGTAGGCAGTAGACAAAAAACCAATGGCAGAACATAGGGGCTAAGAGCATAGAGTGGGGTCGAGTGGCCTGAGTACCAGTTCCAGCTCTGGCTGTTAGTAAATGtatgaccttagacaagtcaTGTAACCTTTTTGGGCCttggtttactcatctgtaaaatggaataaaaatatggCTGAGTTAGAGAATGGGTTTATAGCACTTGGTGTAGcttttactgtcattactctacAGCCCAGTGGCCTGCTGACtcagggctgggggtggcaggggaTTACCGAGTGACCTCCTGTACTAGCACCGTGTTCATTGACTCCTCATACAGCACAGGGTACTTGGTCATCACCCGCTGCAAGCTGATGGGCTCAGGCACCTTGAGCAGAATGTTCTGGGCCACATCCTCCACTATCTGTGGGCGCAAAGAATTCTATATGCACAGAGTTCCTTCCCACAGGGGAACAGGCATGATGGTGGATAGGAGACTGGTCCTGCTCAACCACTGGGCCCTTTCCCCTGCTGCCACTAACCTCCTCCCGGTGCTGGCCGCCTGCAGAGGATGATTTGGGTTGCAGCTGGACAATGGTGCCAAGCAGGGTGTAGGTCTCATTCTGGGCACAGGTGATATTGGCATTGTCATGCAGGCCAAAGATCTCAGGCATGTCGTTGAGTGGAAGGCTCTTGATGTAGGAGAGGTAGCCCTGGAGGGTAGGAGCGCTGCGACTGaagcccctgccctgctctacCTCCAGCCTGCGGGACAGCCCTCCAACGGAGCACATCCACTACTCCTCACCCCTGGTCGCAAGCTTTACGCATGTCCCTCTTACCCTCAGGACTCCATGGCCTCTGCTCCCTCCTAGCCCACTTCTCCCTGCTGCCTAGCTCCCTGCTTCTTCATTCAGCTGCTCAAACCTGTCACAGCCCCTCCTGCCAAAGGCCCTTTACACTGTTGACCCACACTCTGGGGTGCTCCACCCAGCACCTGCCTGCTCCTCACACATCTTAGCTGAAGCATCATTTCCTCAGGGAGCCCTCTCTGACTGTGGTCTGGGCTGCTTCCCACCTCACCGCCTCACCTGGCAGCCTCAGAGGAGCCGCCCGGCCCCTCCCAGCCTCACAAAGTCCTCTCGGGCAGGGGCTGAGAGGCGGGAGTTGGCCTCTGCCCACAGAACCTGAGCTCCAGGGCTATCTTTGTGGGATGGATCAATCAATGAAAAGGAACTACTGGCCGGTTGGGGCCAAGTCTTCCAGCACCCAGGTGTTCACGGCACCCCAGGACCCCAGCCTGGCAGGCTGCCTAAAGCATAGCCCCGGTGTGTGCTCACGTTGAGGTCGTAGGTGGGTTGGATCTGGTGGTAGACGCCCGAGGCACTGTAGCTGTGCTCGGGGAAGAGCACGGCGGGGCTGTAGAAGTCCTCCAGGATGTTCATGATGCAGCGGCGGTCCCAGTCGTCAGTGACGCGGCCCCCGTAGTTGATCTCCCCTGCCGTGTACTTGAGGACCTACGGGGTGGGTAGGTCAGGCCCCCACAGGCGCCCAGCTCCCCGCCCTCAGCCCATCCCCAGCCCACCTTGTAGGGGATGTGGTCATACTCGTCCAGGAACATCTTGAGCTGGCTGATGCAGATGCGTAGGTCCCCGTCCGTGAACTCGTAGGGTATGTTGAAGCCCAGGGGCCCAAACTTACGACGCTCCAGGGCATTCCCATGGAACAAACACAGAGACAGCAGCAAGGACTTGAACTCCATCACCTGCcagaggtgggggcggggcggaggggtGTGAAGGGTGGTGATGGAGATGGGGCAGGTTGGGGGTGCATGTGCCAAGTGTGTCTCACCTTGTGACAGGAGTTGAGGAAGTCATCGCTGAGGCTGCTGTAAGACTTGAGCAGGTTGGCCTTGACCCCGCGTGGCGGCTCAATGGTCACCTTGGAGCCATTCTGTAGGATGGACACTGGGAACTTGTTGCTGGGCAGGCTGGTGAGCCACAGGCGGAAGTCCCGGTGCACCTGGTGGCCACGCTCCACGTGAGCATTGAGACCCGTACCTGGTGGCTGCCCCAACACCAGGCTCCTTCCTACCCAAGGACCTTGAGCCACCCTCAGCCTGACTCCACCCCTGGGTTGGGCTGGGCCAGACCAGGCTGCAGGGACCACTGGTAAAGAACATGGGCTTCGGCAAGTTCCAGGGTCACCCGTCTGTGCTGGGTGGCCTTGGGCGAGTCACTGGTAGCAGTTACTTGAGGGGGCCACTGGGAAGATTAATCTAGTTGATACGTGTTACATATGTCACTTCCTGAGCGCCCACTGTGTGCTGGTGGCTGGGCTGAGTGCTCTGTGGGACGATCTCATTTAGCCTTATCAGTCCTGGATGGATGTACTGTATTCCCTTGGTGTACCTTGTCGGGATTGATGTGCTCAATGAGGCGCTCCAGGACTGGCATCCAGCTCGGTGCCAGGTGGCAGTTCTGAAAGAAGACCCACTTGCCCCTCTCTATGGAGCTGCGCATCATGGCTTCCGCCCGAGGGCCCTGTGGGGACAGGAGTGCTGAGTGGTGGGGAACCAGCTGGCCCAGCCCACCagctcccttctcccccaccccctcgccCTTACCTGGCCCTGGCCCAGGGAGATGGCAGAGAGCTTCTTGGAGAACTTCATTTCTTCGGCAAACTTGTAGAGGTCGGCAGCCGGGTCAGTGCCAGGCGATAGCACAAAGATGAGGGGCGTGGTGGAGTTGGAGTCTTTGAACACCAATGACAGATTGGCTGtctgcagggcagggagagatGCTGGGGCCACCTAGAGCTTCTCCTCAGGGGCAGGCGACCAGGGCAAGGTAGGGGGGTCCTGGGGCCCCCAGAGTAGTCCcagaggggcttcctggtgggacCTGGAACCTCTCAGAGCTTTTTGGGGTGGTTAGGGGTCCTGGCCTGACCAAGGCTGCAAAGTGGTCTGTCCAGGTACAGCTAGGATCCTGGGACCCAGGGTGGGGATTAGCCCAGGTGCTGGCTGATAGCACTTGCCTGGGGCTCAATGAAGCGTGGCTCCAGGTTGGTGGCCACGAAGTCCTGCATGGCATTGGTAACCTTGTCCCCACGTAGGCAGCGGAGGACCAGCAGCTTCTGGAACTGGTCAAGGTACTGGTCCCAGATGCCAGGCAAGGGCTCCCTGCAACAGTGCCCACGTCCCCCTGAGAGCCAACCTGTGGGAGGGCACTGGCCACAGGGTCTCTGCTTGCTGGACAGCAGGGGAGAATGGGGTGTCCAGGGGTACATGGCCGGGGGCATGGAAGAGATGTAGTCACAGCTGCAGGGCAACCCTGTGTGGTCCCTCAGAGAAGGCTCCAGGGCAAGCCTGTTCCTGGGTCTCAGCCCCTGGATGTGCCCACCCTGCTGTGCCCCGGGTCCCAGCTCACCGGTGGGGCTCAGGGCTATCAAAGATGGCCTGGAATTCCGACAGATGCTTCGTGAAGTCAAGGGCGAAGGAGGAGAAGGCCGGCAGGTTGGAGAGTGCCAGGATGTCTCGCCAGGCCCGGTCTGACAGCCAGTCCGGGGCAGGGTTCTCACTCATGACAGGGACAGAGCCCCCGGACAGGAGGTAGCGCCACTCGCTCTGGCAAGGGACAGGGGAGGCTAGTGCCCAGGCCCTGAGGCCTGTCTCCAGCGCCCCACCTAGCGGTGCCTCCCCTACCATCCTCAGCCAGAGAAATGGAGTTCCCCTTAGGGGTGGCAGTTGCACAGGTCTGGGTTAGTGTcacctctttccctttccctggctgtgtgaccttaggcaaaggATTtgacctctgagcctctgtttcctcacttggAAAGTAGGAAGAATCAGAACTCTGCTTCCCAGGGGTTTTGTGGGGGTAGGTCAGAGGGTAGCTGTGATCCCAGCACCCGGCACACAGTGAAGGCTCAAGCAGTGGTGGCTGTGACTTTCAGTGCTTTCCAACGCACCAGGAAATACCTGGGGCTCATGAGACCATGAGCCGGGAGGCTCAGGACTGTCTGTGCTCACCAGCACTCTCAAGGCTCTGAGAAGACATGTGCACAGGAGCTGCTGGGCCATAGTTAACCCAGAGCCTCCTGGCTGTTTTCAAGAAAGGACCTGGCCGCCCCTCCATCACGCACCTGGTCAATCTTGCCCTGGTTCATCATGATGCGGGCACACAATAGGAAGGCGAACATCAGCTTGTGCTTCTCGAAGAGGCTGCGGCAGACATTGCTGTAGAGGTTGTAGGTCAGGTAGCGGTTGATGTTGGCGATGCGCTTCTTTAGGTTGTCTGCAGGGCAGAGGGGTGATGGCAgtgcagggagaagggagggaagcaagatccctggggcccagcccagcccatctCCCCAGTAGCCAAAGGGGCAGTCTGGGCACCCGCTTGGGGCATTTGCTCCGAGGAGGGTAGGAGGGGCGTGTGTTCTTATGTAGTGTAAGCCTGACGAGGATGTGTATGAGTGGACATGGGTGTGAGTCTACGTGTGTGTGCCCGCTGTGGAAATGCATCCAGGTGTGTCACACCTGTGCCAGGGTAGAGCCTGGTGTTTATGTCAACATGTGCATCTGTGCCAGGGCTACCTGCCCTCTCTGAGTTGGCGATGCCTGAGAGGAAGATGTTGAGAAACCACTCGAGGGAGTACTGGTACATGGGGTCCACGTTGGCCAAGTCAGACATGCAGAAGAAGAGGATCTGGGTGCGGACGGCCACGGGAATGTACTCCATGCGCGTGAGGTcaatgtccttctctgtctgctcTGCAATCCTGACCTTGGCCTGGGGGTGCAGTACAGGGGGTGCTGGTCAGGCCCAGGTAGGTTGTCAAAGGGCACCAGGCAGAGGTGGGTGGCGATAGGGGGCaggcctggggcaggtggggagaggcaggcaggggtgggCCGGCAGTTGCTGACCTGGATCTCAGCAGCCTTCAACTTGGAAGCCTCCAGCACCTTGATGAGCTCCACGTCATCCACAGGGTTGCCCTCAGAGGAGCTGAGCCGGTACAGGATCTGGTCTTCAATGTCCTTCAGCTCCTGGCGCATCTTGGCATTATTGACAATCAGCTGGTTCTTGGCTTCCTCAAGGTCAGGCCGCTCCTCAGCCACTACCTGGCCCAGCAGCTGGTCCTCTAGGCCACTGCCAGGGGTAGGGGACATTATGTCTGTGACACCTGGTGGGCCCTGGAGGGCCAGCCTTGAGCCTGCTGACCTATGTACCTGTGCTCCTGGGGCTCCAAAGAGCCTAGCATCCCTGTTGGTGTCAGCCTGGGAGGCCTGGCCTCTGTCTCAGGCTGCAGGGCTAAGGCAGAGCCTGGCTTCAAAGTGACCAGTTCTCAGCGAGACCTCAGGTGGCAGCTTGGAATCCCAGCAGGGGCCAGGCAGTTGAACATGTGAGTTGCTGGGGTCTGAAAAACTCCCTCTcagcaggagggggctgggggtgatggggaggggcaggactTAAGGATGTTTTCACCCCCTTGTCTGTGGAGAGGTTCATAGTGGCCACTGGCATGGAGGCCTTAGCACTCTCTGTGGGTGGTCAGCAAAAGCTATAGTGCCTGGGCTTAGGGCAGCAAGGGCAGGAAATGGCTTGGGTGCAGGGAGCCAGAGTATGCCCCCCACAGGGCTCCAGGACAGCTCTAGGGGTGAGTACACAAGGGCTCAGCAAGGGCTGTGGGGAAAGGGTATCCGGATGAggtggggctagtgctggccaggcaggctgggggaggggttcctgaccagggatcaggaTGATCTGAGGGTGGGGTTTCTCAGGTGGAAACAGTGGCAAGTAAAGGGAGTTCGTGGAGGGGCTAGAAAGACCTGAAATGCAGAGTGCCTGGGAGGAAGCTGGCGGGGCCTCAGGGGGAAACCCACTGAGTCtctgcctgggggtgggaggaggcagcCAGGCAGGCTGAGGCAGAGCTGATGCTGGGGGTCCCAGGGACCAAGGGCTTACCTGGGAGACAGGGTGAAGTTGATGAGGGTGAGCTTGGTGGAGATCTCGGGCGTGTAGTGTGGGTTGGGCAGCTTGGTGGTGATGTACATCCTGAAGTCCTCGTGGTAGGGGATCACCGTGTCTCCCAGCTTCAGCACCTTGTTCCCCTGCTGCTTGTATGTCTGTGGCAGGTGGGATGGGCAAGCGCTGTGGCTTGGGCT
Protein-coding regions in this window:
- the BAP1 gene encoding ubiquitin carboxyl-terminal hydrolase BAP1 isoform X1, coding for MNKGWLELESDPGLFTLLVEDFGVKGVQVEEIYDLQSKCQGPVYGFIFLFKWIEERRSRRKVSTLVDDTSVIDDDIVNNMFFAHQLIPNSCATHALLSVLLNCSNVDLGPTLSRMKDFTKGFSPESKGYAIGNAPELAKAHNSHARPEPRHLPEKQNGLSAVRTMEAFHFVSYVPITGRLFELDGLKVYPIDHGPWGEDEEWTDKARRVIMERIGLATAGEPYHDIRFNLMAVVPDRRIKYEARLHVLKVNRQTVLEALQQLIRVTQPELIQTHKSQESQLPEETKAVSSKSPLALETSRAPAASEGTHTDGVEEVAGSCPQAPTHSPPSKPKLVVKPPGSSINGVPPNPTPIVQRLPAFLDNHNYAKSPMQEEEDLAAGVGRSRVPVRPPQQYSDDEDDYEDDEEDDVQNTNSAIRYKRKGPGKPGPLSGSGDGQLSVLQPNTINVLAEKLKESQKDLSIPLSIKTSSGAGSPAVAVPTHSQPSPTPSNESTDTASEIGSAFNSPLRSPIRSANPTRPSSPVTSHISKVLFGEDDSLLRVDCIRYNRAVRDLGPVISTGLLHLAEDGVLSPLALTESGKGSSPSIRPSQGSQGSGSPEEKEVVEAVDSREKPGLVRPSEPLSGEKYSPKELLALLKCVEAEIANYEACLKEEVEKRKKFKIDDQRRTHNYDEFICTFISMLAQEGMLANLVEQNISVRRRQGVSIGRLHKQRKPDRRKRSRPYKAKRQ
- the BAP1 gene encoding ubiquitin carboxyl-terminal hydrolase BAP1 isoform X2, whose protein sequence is MNKGWLELESDPGLFTLLVEDFGVKGVQVEEIYDLQSKCQGPVYGFIFLFKWIEERRSRRKLIPNSCATHALLSVLLNCSNVDLGPTLSRMKDFTKGFSPESKGYAIGNAPELAKAHNSHARPEPRHLPEKQNGLSAVRTMEAFHFVSYVPITGRLFELDGLKVYPIDHGPWGEDEEWTDKARRVIMERIGLATAGEPYHDIRFNLMAVVPDRRIKYEARLHVLKVNRQTVLEALQQLIRVTQPELIQTHKSQESQLPEETKAVSSKSPLALETSRAPAASEGTHTDGVEEVAGSCPQAPTHSPPSKPKLVVKPPGSSINGVPPNPTPIVQRLPAFLDNHNYAKSPMQEEEDLAAGVGRSRVPVRPPQQYSDDEDDYEDDEEDDVQNTNSAIRYKRKGPGKPGPLSGSGDGQLSVLQPNTINVLAEKLKESQKDLSIPLSIKTSSGAGSPAVAVPTHSQPSPTPSNESTDTASEIGSAFNSPLRSPIRSANPTRPSSPVTSHISKVLFGEDDSLLRVDCIRYNRAVRDLGPVISTGLLHLAEDGVLSPLALTESGKGSSPSIRPSQGSQGSGSPEEKEVVEAVDSREKPGLVRPSEPLSGEKYSPKELLALLKCVEAEIANYEACLKEEVEKRKKFKIDDQRRTHNYDEFICTFISMLAQEGMLANLVEQNISVRRRQGVSIGRLHKQRKPDRRKRSRPYKAKRQ
- the BAP1 gene encoding ubiquitin carboxyl-terminal hydrolase BAP1 isoform X3, whose translation is MPGLIPNSCATHALLSVLLNCSNVDLGPTLSRMKDFTKGFSPESKGYAIGNAPELAKAHNSHARPEPRHLPEKQNGLSAVRTMEAFHFVSYVPITGRLFELDGLKVYPIDHGPWGEDEEWTDKARRVIMERIGLATAGEPYHDIRFNLMAVVPDRRIKYEARLHVLKVNRQTVLEALQQLIRVTQPELIQTHKSQESQLPEETKAVSSKSPLALETSRAPAASEGTHTDGVEEVAGSCPQAPTHSPPSKPKLVVKPPGSSINGVPPNPTPIVQRLPAFLDNHNYAKSPMQEEEDLAAGVGRSRVPVRPPQQYSDDEDDYEDDEEDDVQNTNSAIRYKRKGPGKPGPLSGSGDGQLSVLQPNTINVLAEKLKESQKDLSIPLSIKTSSGAGSPAVAVPTHSQPSPTPSNESTDTASEIGSAFNSPLRSPIRSANPTRPSSPVTSHISKVLFGEDDSLLRVDCIRYNRAVRDLGPVISTGLLHLAEDGVLSPLALTESGKGSSPSIRPSQGSQGSGSPEEKEVVEAVDSREKPGLVRPSEPLSGEKYSPKELLALLKCVEAEIANYEACLKEEVEKRKKFKIDDQRRTHNYDEFICTFISMLAQEGMLANLVEQNISVRRRQGVSIGRLHKQRKPDRRKRSRPYKAKRQ